ATTTTGTCCAATAAATATTCATATCAAGTAAATTAACAAAAAAATCATTTGATAATGTCTCAGGTTTTTCTGTTAAAACACCATAATTTGAGTTTTGGTAATTTGTATTAAGAACACGCATTCCTGCTAGTAGTACACACATTTCTGGTGCAGATAAAGTTAATAATTGAGTTTTATCTATGAAGAGCTCTACAGCATATTCAGAATAATTTTTGCTAACATAATTGCGATACCCATCTGCTAAAGGTTGTAAAACTGCAAAAGATTCAATATCAGTATGTTCTTGTAAGCAATCCATTCTACCAGGTGAAAAAGGTACTTGAAAGTCAAATCCTGCTTTTTGAATAGCAGCTTCAATTGCAGCACATCCTCCTAAAATAATTAAATCTGCTAAAGAAACTTTTTTATTACTAATTTGGTTTGAATTAAAATTCTTTTGAATATTTTCTAGCTTTGAAATTACCTTTTTTAATTGTGCTGGTTGATTAACCTCCCAATTTACTTGAGGTTCAAGTGCTATTCTCCCTCCATTTGCCCCACCTCTTTTATCACTCCCTCGAAAAGTTGATGCTGAAGCCCAAGCTGTTGTTACCAACTGACTTATACTTAAACCAGATTTTAAAATCATAATTTTTAAATCTTTGATATCTTGTTTATTTACTTTCGCATGATTGATGCATGGGATTGGATCCTGCCAAATTAAAACTTCCTTTGGAACAAGTGGCCCTAAGTATCGACTAATGGGACCCATATCACGATGTGTTAATTTAAACCAAGCTCTAGCAAAGGCATCAGCAAACTCATTTGGATGTTTTAAAAACCGACGTGCTATTTTTTCATAGATTGGATCCACTCGTAAAGCTAAATCAGCAGTCGTCATCATTGGTGCGTGCTTCTTTTTCGTAAGATGGGCGTCAGGAACTGTATTTTCTGCTTTGTTACCTTTAGGCTTCCACTGATGAGCTCCTGCAGGGCTTTTAGTCAATTCCCATTCATATCCAAATAGAGTTTCAAAATATCCATTATCCCATTGGATTGGGTTTGGGGTCCAGGCTCCTTCTATTCCACTAGTTATAGTGTGCTCAGCGTTTCCTGTACCTAAACGATTTTTCCAACCAAGGCCAAGTTCTGATATATCAGCGCCTTCAGGTTCGGGACCGACATTAGAGGGATCTCCTGCGCCATGACATTTTCCAAAAGTATGTCCACCAGCAACAAGAGCGACTGTTTCTTCGTCATTCATAGCCATGCGGGCAAATGTTTCACGAATGTCTTTGGCAGAAGCTTGTGGGTCTGGATTTCCATTTGGACCTTCAGGATTGACGTAGATAAGTCCCATCTGGACTGCAGCTAGAGGATTATCTAATTCTCTGTTACCTTTGTAACGTTCGTCACCAAGCCATTTTGTTTCTGGCCCCCAATTGATATCTTGTTCAGGTTCCCAAATATCTTCTCTTCCTCCAGCAAATCCAAATGTCTTAAATCCCATAGATTCTAATGCTACATTTCCAGCTAAGATCATTAAATCAGCCCAAGAGAGCTTGCAGCCGTATTTTTGTTTTATAGGCCACAGTAAACGGCGAGCTTTATCTAAATTTCCATTATCTGGCCAACTATTTAATGGAGCAAATCTTTGTGAACCATTACCTGCTCCCCCTCTACCATCAAAAACTCTATATGTACCAGCAGAGTGCCATGCCATACGAATAAAAAAAGGCCCATAATGCCCATAGTCTGCTGGCCACCAAATTTGCGAATCTCGCATTAATTTATGCAAATCTTCAACAACTGCATTGAGATCAAGGCTATTAAATTCTTCAGAATAGTTAAAATTTTTTTCTAAAGGGTTACTTAATTCAGAGTGTTGATGCAAAATTGCTAAGTTAACTTGTTTTGGCCACCAATTTTTATTGCTAATTTGAGAA
This is a stretch of genomic DNA from Pigmentibacter ruber. It encodes these proteins:
- the katG gene encoding catalase/peroxidase HPI; amino-acid sequence: MKKNSQCPFTNALNSQISNKNWWPKQVNLAILHQHSELSNPLEKNFNYSEEFNSLDLNAVVEDLHKLMRDSQIWWPADYGHYGPFFIRMAWHSAGTYRVFDGRGGAGNGSQRFAPLNSWPDNGNLDKARRLLWPIKQKYGCKLSWADLMILAGNVALESMGFKTFGFAGGREDIWEPEQDINWGPETKWLGDERYKGNRELDNPLAAVQMGLIYVNPEGPNGNPDPQASAKDIRETFARMAMNDEETVALVAGGHTFGKCHGAGDPSNVGPEPEGADISELGLGWKNRLGTGNAEHTITSGIEGAWTPNPIQWDNGYFETLFGYEWELTKSPAGAHQWKPKGNKAENTVPDAHLTKKKHAPMMTTADLALRVDPIYEKIARRFLKHPNEFADAFARAWFKLTHRDMGPISRYLGPLVPKEVLIWQDPIPCINHAKVNKQDIKDLKIMILKSGLSISQLVTTAWASASTFRGSDKRGGANGGRIALEPQVNWEVNQPAQLKKVISKLENIQKNFNSNQISNKKVSLADLIILGGCAAIEAAIQKAGFDFQVPFSPGRMDCLQEHTDIESFAVLQPLADGYRNYVSKNYSEYAVELFIDKTQLLTLSAPEMCVLLAGMRVLNTNYQNSNYGVLTEKPETLSNDFFVNLLDMNIYWTKSKNENLYEGFNRITNKKIWTATAVDLILGSNSQLRAIAEVYASNDSNIKFIKAFIHVWNKVMNLDRFDLK